In Phycisphaerae bacterium, the sequence CTGCTGCAGCATAATCTCCGAAACCCACACCGCGTACGCATCCCCGCGCCGCCGCCACGGCAACTCCCGCCGGTGACCCGCAAACCACCGCAACAGCAACCGCCGAACCCGCAAAACGTCGGGCGCCCGATCT encodes:
- a CDS encoding A/G-specific adenine glycosylase, whose product is MTTSQSDRAPDVLRVRRLLLRWFAGHRRELPWRRRGDAYAVWVSEIMLQQ